The Oncorhynchus mykiss isolate Arlee chromosome 17, USDA_OmykA_1.1, whole genome shotgun sequence genomic interval TGCCGCAACCCGCGCCACCTTGAACATACTGCAGTACACCACCAGGATGACCAGCAGCGGGCACAGAAAGTACACTAACGTGAACAGGACCATGAAGGCCATGCGGTTCGACCCACCCCCCGTCCAGTGCAAGGAGCAGCGCCTGTGACTCTGAGCTGGGGGTGAGGGGACaccctcaccccctcccccaaCTCCAACACCCTCCAGAAAAGGAGTCCTCCCGCCCTGTAAGGCCCAGGCCAGCAGCGGCAGGGCTGACATGGCCAGGGCTTTGACCCATATCCCCACCAAGACTGAGGCCACCAGGCCCAGGGTCATCTTCACCTCGTAGCGCATGGGGTGGATGATGTAGTAGTAGCGCTCCACGTTGATGGCTGAGATGGAGAGGATGGCGGCGGTGACCAGGCACACACTGAGGAAGAGGTAGCTCCGGCACAGGGCTTCGCCAAAGAAGGCCCTGCCTGAGAGCATGCCCAGGGGCATCAGCACCAGGGCTGCCAGCAGGTCCACCAGGCACAGGTGGAAGACAAAGGCAAACTTACGGAGCTGTGGGGCCTTGGCGATGACAGCCATTACGGCCCCGTTGCCCACCACGGCCAGCAGGTCCATGAGCAGCATGGCGAGCAGTGCTAGTGACTGGGACAAAGCCCCGCTCTCAGGTGACTCAGAGGCTGAGGTGTTGGGCATGGGCtgtgagaaggggagggaggagttcCACAACGGCTCCATCGGATGGCGGGACAAGGTAGACAGAGGGTGTCAATCACAGGCCCATCACCCATCCTTCACAGCCAGGGAGCAGGGCCAGGAACCAGAGGCCCAGTCTGGGAGGAGGTCAGATAGCAGCAGCTCTGTAAAAGGGGCCTGTTAGCCTGGGTCATCCTGGGAATGCTCAACCTCCCTTAATAACCTCCTCAGAAATGCAGGCCTTCTCCTAGGAACAGAGAAGTAGGATGAAGGACATTAGCTACTGCAATTCACAATGGCTGACAcaggacaatagaacaatgtAACTGTTTTTCTGCAGATGGACGTGGTTTTATGAGATAATCCTAACACAAACTCTGTCAGAGCTCTATGGCAACCAGTATTATTTTAAGATTAATTCATTAGGGTGACAGTTTGTCAAATTCTTATCAACTCATATCTGTGGGAAACTAATCCAAAGGCAATACATTAATCCAAAACCAGTGTTTGAAGGGACTAATTCCTAATGAATTCCTGATGAAAGGAGAGGACATTTTGCAATGTGTTTTCAACATGTTGAAGACAATCTCTGTGTATTGTGTAAATTGAACCACTATGCAACATTTTGAGATTGAATAAGAGAGTAAACCACACCCATGGCTTTATGGCTCCTGTTTAGTGTCAAGCCACAATGTCCCTGTAGTGTTTTATAAACACTATTTTCCCCAAATAAACCTCCCAGTGGGAGTTCCAATCGATTTATACAGCAACATATGATGGTGCATTAGAGTCTTCCATTGTCAGAAAAGTgcactatttttatttgattaatgCCCCAGGCCTGCCCCGGTTGAACCGGGTTAGCGTTGATTGCATTCGTTTTGGAACCGGGCTGCCTCCTGGGCTTGAGTCAGCTGCCCCGTGTGGGCCGACGGCGAAGttggctcaaaacaaaagtgatgtAGGCCTAGGTTAAGCATGTGGAGTAATTAAtaggattctgtgttttcacatgcaaGGGTGATTGCTTTGATAATAAAGCTTTATCAGCTTTCCCAATGAAAATTTGTTTGAAttttaaaacatatatttaattgAAAATGTTTCTGAATGATGCAGCGTGCtgcctgccttgttgacaacataaCAGAGCAGCACAGATTACTGTTAGATTTGAGAAGGGCATTCCACCCTCACCGCTTTAGCCCGTTCACATCATGGGCCATAGCCCGGTGCACTTAATTGAAGTCCCTCATTGTGCAATCACCCCACTTTGACTGTTGAGTGACAGACTCAACTCAAGCACACCTGTCAACTTTGGCCACACCCACAGCCCTCAGCTATGAAACCTGCTACTAAAACCgaccaatacactttgatttgattcatgaATTTAATATTCTTGTTATTCTGGTTGTCTTCTAAGTTTGTGGTTACGCTGAGTTGTAGCCTAATAATTCTGATTGTGTCCATTTagcatctcatctcatctcatctcatctcatcttcttcctcctcctctttatcccTTTCCTTCCCATCCTCCTCATCCCCCACTCCAATACAATGATAATTGCTTTTCTTCCGTATTCTGGGGCTCTTTTTTCTTAACAATATCACATACAGTTTAGGCCTAGGTCTGGTCTTGATATGTGCTAGCAGACCTACAGCACATGTCAAGACCAGACCTACAGCACATATCAAGACCAGACCTACAGCACATATCAAGACCAGACATAGGCCTAAACTGTATGTGATATTGTTGAGAAAAAAGAGTCCCAGAGTATGGAAGAAAAGCAATTATCATTGTATCAGAGTGGGGGATGAGGAGGATGGGAAGGacgaggatgaagaggaggaggaagaagaggggaaAGGGCAGGAATACATAGGATTGAGTGTCATTCTAAAGGCACCCTTTTCCAGTGCTGTGTACAACACATCTATTACATTCCCAGTCTAAAGGGACCAACCCATGCCCAACATTACAACACCATGTTACAGTATCAAGACTGGATCACATAATATATTCTACATTCAAGGAGGACTAGAGGAGGAAGATAGAACtacaaataaagagagagagggacggagagagagacagagagagagacagaaacccaCAGTGTACCTGGATCAGCAGGTTTTGTGATGATGTAGCCTgctgtctgttctgctctgctctttaAGGATATTAagctggttggttagctcccagtgCTGGGATGCAGGATAGACATCAGTCAGCCGCATGCGTTGTGTATGGTGCTGACTGCTGCTATGGCACTCCCCTTCTTTATCAGACTGctattcttctcctcctctgccttTGCCTTGTCTTTCGGTTATTTTCCGGATGAGGGTAGCTGTGTTGACAGTGATAGATTtaaggggatgagagagagaaaaaaagaaaaggagCAAATGTTGTCTCCCTCTACTTGCTAATGTAAaccgcacactcacacacataaactcactctctccctctctcttgcacactcacacacagtgactgcagagaaggagagggaggcagaggcacAGGCATAGGACCAGAGCCACTCTCTCTGCTGGGTCTTAGTGCCCCTGAAGTTTGgctatcatttttttttattttgcataCAGAGGGTTAAATGTTAAATTAATGGAGATAAATAGAGGAAAACAGAATGGCTTATTTAGATGTtgggtttttgttttgtttctcaggacaaaataaaaaataaaaaaatgttcatAAACGCTCCATTATACAAAGAACTTAGCCCAGAGTCTTTGCCCTCTTGACCTCCAGGTGACCTTTTGCTGTGTCACCTCTCTCATGGTTTGTCAATGCCATTCAAACACACCTCTATGGCACATACCCACATGCCCCATAAACATTTACTCAACCTGTCTTGTGAATAAATGTTTCGATAATTACAGAGGGAAAAGGAATCAGTGTGAAGATCACCATAAAGTGGAACCTGGTACCCCCCCCAAGTCTGTACATTTAGCCACTGGTGGTTTGAAATGGTAGATATGGCTAATATATACGATTCACACTGACCCAAGTAGTCTCGACAACAACCTTGATTAATATTTTGACCAGTGCCCAGGGACTTGGAGAACGAACAGTGATAGGATGGTATTTAATAAGCTTCCTGGCCTTGGAGGGGCAGATTGTTGCAAACTCTTCTGAGTATAACACCACTCTCACTTGTGCACAGGTTTCTGTCTGTTAAATCCTCAAATTACAGTTGTCTTCGCCTTGTCTGTCATCCAGCATTTCTTCACATTTGAGCAAATCTACGCTTTCTTACAAGCTAATGGAAGTAGAGATGAGCCATCACAAATAACTTTCCTAATGGAGAGAGCAAGGTTAACAGGAGGCCAGCACACAAGAACATATACATGTATTTGTTAAACCAATCAATAAACAAGTCAGAAGCCAGAAAGGAAATAAATAAGTTAAATGTTGTACTGCATCTACCAATAACAATCTCTGATTCCTCTCACATGATGGTTTCAACTGAGACAAAGAGGCATTAATTAGCTCAGGTCCTCAGTTAAGGCATCAGCACCCATTCCACCCAGACCATCATACTGGGATAACACAGCAGCAttagtgtcatgtattgtcatgttgtgtcttgtttctgtcctttcccttcaccctgtctccctctgctggtcgttattaggttaccttttctccccctctttcccccagctgttccttgtctcctcctaactaccttgtcaccccttttcccacctgttccctttttccctctgattagtcctctatatctctctctgtttttgctcctgtctttgtcggattcttgtttgtgttattcatgcctgaaccagactatcgtcatgtttgctgcaaccttgtcctgtcctgtcggaatctgccggtccatctgagcctacctatgttttgtcattaaagaagctctgtttacgttaattcgcttttgggtcctcattcacgcaccataacagaagaatccgaccaagaatggacccagcgacttcggatcctctccactcagccgtcgagatccagggagcgatgctaggcagacacgagcaggaattgtctgctgctcgacatgccgttgagaccctggccacccaagtctccaacctcacagaacaggttcaccatctccgcctcgatccaccggccacttccagggctttcgaatctccggagcccagaatcaataacccgccgtgttactctggggagcccactgaatgccgctcgttcctcacccagtgtgatattgtgttttctctccagcccaacacttactccaggagcactgctcgtgtcgcctacgtcatatctctccttactggacgggctcgtgagtggggcacggcaatctgggaggcaagggctgagtgtactaaccagtatcaggactttaaggaggagatgatacgggtttttgatcgatctgtttttggggaggaggcttccagggccctgtcttccctatgtcaaggtaatcgatccataacagactactctattgagtttcgcactcttgctgcctccagtggctggaacgagccggctttgctcgctcgttttctggagggtctccgcgcagaggtaaaggatgagattctctcccgggaggttccttccagcgtggattccttgattgaactcgctattcgcattgagcgacgggttgatcttcgtcaccgagctcgtggaaaggagctcgcgttctccgttgcccccctctccgcatcactaccgtcttcctctgccggctcgggtgctgagcctatgcagctgggaggtatccgcatctcgactaaggagagggaacggagaatcaccaaccgcctctgtctctattgcggttctgctggtcattttgtcacttcatgtccagtaaaagccagagctcatcagtaagcggagggctactggtgagcgctactactcctgtctctccttcaagatcctgcactaccttgtcggtccatctacgctggaccggttcgtcagcttcctgcagtgccttaatagactctggggcggagggctgttttatggacgagacctgggctcgggaacatgacattcctctcagacagttaagggagtccacggccttgttcgccctggatggtagtcctctccccaggattcagcgtgagacgctacctttaaccctcactgtttctggtaatcatagcgaaaccatttcttttttaatttttcgttcaccttttacacctgttgttttgggccatccctggctagtttgtcataatccttccattaattggtctagtaattctatcctctcctggaacgtctcttgtcatgtgaaatgtttaatgtctgctatccctcctgtttcctctgtctctccttcacaggaggagcctggtgatttgacaggggtgccggaggaatatcacgatctgcgcacggtgttcagtcggtccagggccacctctcttcctccacaccggtcgtatgattgtagtattgatctccttccgggaaccactcccccccggggtagactatactctctgtcggctcccgaacgtaaggctctcgaagattatttgtctgtagctcttgccgccggtaccatagtcccctcctcctctcccgccggagcggggtttttttttgttaagaagaaggacgggtccctgcgcccctgcatagattatcgagggctgaatgacataacagtgaagaatcgttatccgcttcctcttatgtcttcagccttcgagatcctgcagggagccaggtttttcactaagttggaccttcgtaacgcttaccatctcgtgcgcatcagggagggggacgagtggaagacggcgtttaacactccgttagggcactttgaataccgggttcttcctttcggcctcgctaacgctccagctgtctttcaggcattagtcaatgatgtcctgagagacatgctgaacatctttgttttcgtttaccttgacgatatcctgattttttcaccatcactccagattcatgttcagcacgttcgacgtgtcctccagcgccttttagagaattgtctttttgtgaaggctgagaagtgctcttttcatgcctcctccgtcacttttctcggttctgttatttccgctgaaggcattaagatggatcccgctaaggtccaagctgtcattgattggcccgtccctaagtcacgcgtcgagctgcagcgctttctcggcttcgcgaacttctatcgtcgtttcatccgtaatttcggtcaggtggcagctcctctcacagcccttacttctgtcaagacgtgctttaagtggtccgtttccgcccagggagcttttgatctcctcaagaatcgttttacatccgcacctatccttgttacacctgacgtcactagacagttcgttgtcgaggttgacgcgtcagaggtgggcgtgggagccattctttctcagcgctccctctctgacgacaaggtccacccttgcgcgtatttttctcatcgcctgtcgccgtcggaacgtaactatgatgtgggaaaccgcgaactgctcgccatccgcttagccctaggcgaatggcgacagtggttggagggggcgaccgttccttttgtcgtttggactgaccataggaaccttgagtacatccgttctgccaaacgacttaatgcgcgtcaggcgcgctgggcgctgtttttcgctcgtttcgagttcgtgatttcttatcgtccgggctctaagaacaccaagcctgatgctttatctcgtctcttcagttcttcagtagcctccactgaccccgaggggattctccctgaggggcgtgttgtcgggttgactgtctggggaattgagaggcaggtaaagcaagcactcactcaaactccgtcgccgcgcgcttgtcctaggaaccttcttttcgttcccgttcctactcgtctggccgttcttcagtgggctcactctgccaagttagccggccaccctggcgttcggggtacgcttgcttccattcgccagcgtttttggtggcccacccgggagcatgacacgcgtcgcttcgtggctgcttgttcggtctgcgcgcagactaagtccggtaactcccctcctgccggccgtctcaggccgcttcccattccctctcgaccgtggtctcacatcgccttagattttgtcaccggactgccttcgtcagcggggaagactgttattcttacggttgtcgacaggttctctaaggcggctcattttattccccttgctaagcttccttctgctaaagagacggcacaaatcatcatcgagaatgttttcagaattcatggccttccgtcagacgtcgtttcggacagaggtccgcaattcacgtctcaattttggagggagttttgccgtttgattggggcttccgtcagtctctcttccggctttcacccccagtctaacggtcaagcagaacgggccaatcagactattggtcgcatcttacgcagtctttcttttcgcaaccctgcgtcttggtcagaacagctcccctgggcagaatacacccacaactcgcttccttcgtctgcgaccgggctatctccttttcagagtagcctcgggtaccagcctccgctgttctcatctcagttcgccgagtccagcgtcccctccgctcaggcttttgtccaacgttgcgagcgcacctggaagagggtcaggtctgcactttgccgttatagggcgcagactgtgagagctgctaataagcgtagaactaagagtcctagatattgtcgcggtcagagagtttggctctccactcagaaccttccccttaagacagcttctcgcaagttgaccccgcggttcattggtccgttccgtatttctcggatcattaatcctgtcgcagtgcgacttcttcttccgcgatatcttcgtcgcgtccacccggtcttccatgtctcctgtatcaagcccgttcttcgcgcccccgctcgtcttccccccccccctccccatccttgtcgagggcgcacccatctacagggtccgtaggattttggacatgcgtcctcggggccgtggtcatcagtacctagtagattgggaggggtacggtcctgaggagaggagttgggttccctctcgggacgtgctggaccgtgcgctgatcgaggatttcctccgttgccgccaggtttcctcctcgagtgcgccaggaggcgctcggtgagtgggggggtactgtcatgtattgtcatgttgtgtcttgtttctgtcctttcccttcaccctgtctccctctgctggtcgttattaggttaccctttctccccctctttcccccagctgttccttgtatcctcctaactacctcgtcaccccttttcccacctgttccctttttccctctgattagtcctctatatctctctctgtttttgctcctgtctttgtcggattcttgtttgtgttattcatgcctgaaccagactatcgtcatgtttgctgcaaccttgtcctgtcctgtcggaatctgccggtccatctgagcctacctatgttttgtcattaaagaagctctgtttacgttaattcgcttttgggtcctcattcacgcaccataacaatTAGTCTTAAGTTGCCACGGTGATCTTCGCTGAAATGAGGAAGACAGTGGCTGATGGACGTTTTCATAAACACTCCCTCTCATTGCACTGCCAGATCATCTCCACTCCACTGTCTATGGGAGACAATGAAATGGAGACCCTGCCAGGCAATATTTCTCAATGCTATGAGTCTACAGCTGCTGCTGGGTTCTAAGTGCTTTTCATTTGCGTTTAAAGGATGCAGATGGTCATTCATGCACATTAGCATTTATATAATTCGCACCCCAGTTTTCAACTCCCCTAAATTTGAATTTGTTCTCTGACTGGTACAATCATGGCACTGATGACACCAGTCTATTGCTAGCAAAGGTCGGATCATATTGAAATCAATTGATATTACTTTTACATTTCATATAATGCTCAGCCTTGTATCCTCTGATGACAACAGAATGGAAATGCATCATAATGTTCTGCATTGTCATAATAACCCGATGCTAACATAATTATGTGATCTAATCATCTGATGATGGTTGCACCCGTCTCTCTTCCTGTTGAACGACTTTCATCATGTCATCACTCTAAACACAAAACAAGCAAGGCTGGACCAGagcacagatacagacactgtgTCCTCTCACCACACCAACAGCACTATGCTGCAGAGATACGGTTTCACAGTAGTGACACAGGCTTTATGGCCATTTCTAATACTGTTggaagagaagatggagagagatataaaAAATAAGGCTGTTCTAGAAAGGTGTGTGAGGAAGATGAagtatgtgattgtgtgtgtctttgcgtgtgtgcatgcgtgtacaTGCACATGAGTGTGTACATTTGtacatgcgcgtgtgtgtgtgtgtgtgtcaggtgttgACTCATGACAGAAATAGCAGATTCTTGCTCGCCTGGCAGCACCAATCACTGCCACTGCAAATACAATGGTTTCCATGACAACCTTGAAAATAGACTTCACATTCCCAGTCAGAAATAGCTAAGGCCAGCGTGCTAACCCCACTGCCCCCACAGACAATAATAAACAGCCATAAATACGCACACACAAATATCAACTGCGTTCATAAATACAATCTTGCAATTACTTATACCAAAACACAATTACTTATACCAAAACACAATTACTTATACCAAAACACAATTACTTATACCAAAACACAATTACTTATACCAAAACACAATTACTtgcacaaacaaaaaaacacattcaaaCATGAATGTAACACACAGGGAGGGCTACTCATGCATGCAAAAAACGTGAACCAGCTTCTTGTTCACGCAagcatatatatatactaccattcaaaagtttggggtcacttagaaatgtccttgtttttgaaagaaaagctttttctgttggtccatttaaaataacaggccagcatcctggagtcgcctcttcactgttgacgttgagactggtgttttgcgggtactatttaatgaagctgccagttgaggacttgtgaggcgtctgttctcaaactagacactctaatgtacttgtcctcttgctcagttgtgcaccagggcctcacactcctctttctattctggttagagccagtttgcgctgttctgtgaagggagtacagcgcgttgtacgagatcttcagtttcttggcaatttctcgcatgcaatagccttcatttctccgaacaagaatagactgacgagttttagaagaaagttatatgtttctggccatttggagcctgtaatcgaacccacaaatgctgatgctccagatgctcaactagtctaaaggccagttttatttctcATTTAATCAGAACAGTTGTCAGCTGTGCTATTAAAATTGtaaaaggattttctaatgatcaattagctaatccaagttaataattttaaaaggctaacacaacgtgccattggaacacaggcgatatggttgctgataatgggcctctgtacgcctatgtagatattccattaaaaaacagtaatttccagctacaatagtaatttacaaaattaacaatgtctacactgtatttctgatcaatttgatgttattttaatggacaaaacatttgcttttctttcaaaaacaaggacatttctaagtgtccccaaacttttgaacggtagtgtgtacagtaccagtcaaaagtttggacaagtttggtttttctttattttttactattttctacattgtagaataatagagaagacatcaaaactatgaaatgacacatggagtcatgtagtaaccaaaaaagtgttaaacaaatctaaatatatttgaggttcttcaaagtagccaccctttgccttgatgacagctttgcacactcttggaattctctcaaccagcttcaactggaatgcttttccaacagtcttgaaggtgttcccacatgttctgagcacttgttggctgcttttccttcactctgcggtccaactcatcccaaaccatctcatttgggtagAGTTCAggttattgtggaggccaggtcatctgatgcagcactccatcactctccttcttggtcaaaaagccCTTACACACCCTGGAGGTctgttggatcattgtcttgttgaaaaacaaatgatagtcccacgaagtgcaaaccagatgggatggggtatcgctgcagaatgctgtggtagccatgctagttaagtgtgctgtcatgacgtggccctttctgggtatagatcgtggcatccacctctctctctcctacacccaggttctgttatctcaggtcgtaaattccgGGCAGAGACTCTCTCCCTCTGGccatacagaaagagagacacttagagagaacaaaggatttcacatggcgaactcctaaatccccaaaacATAAATTTGATACAAAAGGTTCACTTGTGAGAAGGTGAGATTTGttcgtggacacttaagggatgGGTATGACGAGTGGGTTTCATTTTGTGACCTCAGAGagaacaggaaacacacacaaactatatctctgaatatgtacatttctcaattatgggCTTTGCATCGAattcttgtataaaatgaatgagtaaagatgaaactatttgtgaaatgatgtaaggTGATGTTAAACCCTTAATGAaagagaattgtattccctttaaagtttaactaagtcatggGCCTGCCCctgtgagcacagacatgatctttACGAATAAAAGCCCCTCCTgaggaaatcctcttcagaccacaCGTTCCTCGATGGACACCGAAGGGGCACAGGTTGAGTTTGCACCACAAAAACCTCAGTATAAgctaaggttgtaatggttgttgaattcctaaccataccatgtggagcattggctacacggctggaaatggttaaactcaGACTATCGATacctacagaataagagcaaatcttagatacgAATCACTAGTCTACGGCTAGAAATGATGTCAACCTGGcatgcgaagaccgacaaccacCGAAACATTTATTTTATGAGAACATTTcggaatggtactctgaagtatccattctagcCACAAAATAATTTGATCttcagggaagcagagagagagactatgatGAACTGACTCTCCAACAGAAGGACTGATGATTCCAACAAAGATCACGACAACACACtgggcgtaaatatatattgattgcaattattcccgaatgagtgagcgttcatgtgcaaaggattagcatttcaattaatataattatcaactaTGTAGTGACTCCTTTCGTCTTTCCCACCCTTCTCAGTCCCCATCCACTTCCCTTTGCTCACCAAGCTGTCATGTCGggttagcccactagggaacctcccctatcatttccttgtaaccatatctactgttgTTTGTTCATGCATTACTGTGATTATTGATTTAgttaataatttatttactaagaCAATTCGGCAATTTGGCattatggatgattcatagtaaaggctgggttcgtgcagataaccaaccattTGTGACATTTGGAATAGCAGTCTtcactttaatg includes:
- the LOC110494346 gene encoding G-protein coupled receptor 61, whose product is MEPLWNSSLPFSQPMPNTSASESPESGALSQSLALLAMLLMDLLAVVGNGAVMAVIAKAPQLRKFAFVFHLCLVDLLAALVLMPLGMLSGRAFFGEALCRSYLFLSVCLVTAAILSISAINVERYYYIIHPMRYEVKMTLGLVASVLVGIWVKALAMSALPLLAWALQGGRTPFLEGVGVGGGGEGVPSPPAQSHRRCSLHWTGGGSNRMAFMVLFTLVYFLCPLLVILVVYCSMFKVARVAAMHHGPLPTWMDTPRRRRSESLSSRSTMVTSSGTGTGTGVGRDTPHRTFGGGKAAAVLAAVGGQFLCCWLPYFSFHLYSALASSPPATLAPLEEVVTWIGYFCFTSNPFFYGCLNRQIREELGKHVPCLFRRATEEEDRLPSREGSIEENFLQFLQGTGCNLDPQDSHSTSSPKGEACRPLAQPPQPIPIDFRIPGQIAEETSEFLEHHQIKNNHILSDS